The proteins below come from a single Gossypium raimondii isolate GPD5lz chromosome 2, ASM2569854v1, whole genome shotgun sequence genomic window:
- the LOC105788211 gene encoding phosphatidylinositol 4-kinase gamma 2 isoform X1, whose translation MSVVDVALSPVRREAVHSSGYCYNQAGDSILIYLSVSGSVIPMRVLKSDSIASVKLRIQTCKGFVVKKQRLVFKGRELARNDSLVKDYGLKGGNFLYLVLKLSNLLLITVRTSCGKEFELHVDRFRNVGYLKQRIVKQGKGFVDVDEQEIFCNGEKLDDQKLIDDLCKDNDAVIHLMVQKSAKVRAKPVEPVRDFWFEPVIVNPKVKLPCFMLDMIHSTFDGLDIGNQPIRSPEGTGGAYFMQDKLGVDYVSIFKPIDEEPMAVNNPHGVHGSSNREGLKKGTRVGGGAVREVAAYILDHPKSGPRSLSGEMSGFAGVPPTCMVQCLHKGFNHPNGYKCAPENVKVGSLQMYMKNAGSGEDVGPGGFPVEEVHKISVLDIRMANADRHAGNILIGKGENDQTVLIPIDHGYCLPENFQDCTFDWLYWPQSRQPYSKETIDYIKSLEAEQDVALLRFYGWDVPVECARTLCISTMLLKKAVDRGLTTPFAIGSIMCREIVNKESVIEQIVDEAQDLLLPGMSEAAFMETVSQVMDSWLDKLTN comes from the exons ATGTCTGTTGTAGATGTTGCTTTGAGTCCGGTTCGTCGAGAAGCGGTTCACTCTTCTGGTTATTGCTATAACCAAGCGGGTGACTCGATCTTGATTTACCTTTCGGTTTCCGGTTCGGTGATTCCGATGCGGGTTTTAAAATCCGATTCGATAGCCTCCGTCAAGCTTCGGATCCAGACATGTAAAGGCTTTGTAGTGAAGAAACAGAGGCTTGTTTTCAAAGGCAGAGAATTGGCTCGCAACGATTCGCTTGTTAAAGACTACGGCTTGAAAGGTGGGAATTTTTTGTACCTAGTTTTAAAACTTTCCAATCTTTTGCTCATCACTGTAAGAACAAGTTGCGGGAAAGAGTTTGAATTGCATGTTGATAGGTTTAGAAATGTTGGGTATTTGAAACAAAGGATAGTTAAACAAGGGAAAGGTTTCGTTGATGTTGATGAACAAGAAATCTTTTGTAATGGTGAAAAACTCGATGATCAAAAACTAATTGATGATTTATGTAAAGATAATGATGCTGTGATTCATTTGATGGTTCAAAAATCAGCCAAAGTTCGAGCTAAGCCTGTTGAACCAGTTAGAGATTTCTGGTTTGAACCAGTTATTGTGAACCCCAAAGTGAAATTGCCTTGTTTTATGTTGGATATGATACATTCTACATTTGATGGGTTGGATATAGGGAACCAGCCAATTCGATCACCGGAAGGGACAGGAGGGGCTTACTTTATGCAAGATAAGTTGGGGGTTGATTATGTTTCGATCTTTAAACCGATCGATGAGGAGCCGATGGCAGTTAACAATCCACATGGAGTCCATGGATCATCAAATCGTGAAGGGTTGAAAAAGGGTACAAGAGTTGGAGGAGGAGCAGTGAGAGAAGTGGCTGCTTATATATTGGATCATCCCAAGAGTGGACCTCGGTCTTTGTCTGGTGAGATGTCGGGGTTTGCTGGTGTACCTCCTACTTGCATGGTTCAGTGCTTGCACAAAGGGTTTAACCATCCAAATGGGTATAAATGTGCACCTGAGAATGTTAAGGTTGGGTCCTTACAGATGTATATGAAGAATGCCGGGAGTGGTGAGGATGTAGGTCCAGGAGGTTTCCCTGTGGAGGAAGTGCACAAGATCAGCGTGCTCGATATAAGAATGGCAAATGCCGATCGACACGCCGGTAATATCTTGATTGGTAAAGGGGAAAATGACCAAACTGTGCTTATTCCAATTGATCATGGCTACTGCTTGCCTGAGaat TTCCAGGATTGCACATTTGATTGGCTTTATTGGCCACAATCACGACAGCCTTACTCCAAAGAGACTATAGACTATATAAAATCACTGGAAGCTGAACAAGATGTTGCACTTCTGAGATTTTACGGGTGGGATGTTCCCGTCGAGTGCGCTCGCACGCTCTGTATCTCGACCATGCTTTTGAAAAAAGCAGTCGACCGGGGTCTTACCACTCCCTTTGCTATTGGAAGCATCATGTGCAGGGAAATTGTGAACAAGGAATCTGTGATTGAGCAAATTGTAGATGAAGCTCAAGATTTGTTGCTTCCAGGCATGAGTGAAGCTGCATTTATGGAGACTGTGTCTCAAGTCATGGATTCTTGGCTTGACAAGCTCACAAACTAA
- the LOC105788211 gene encoding phosphatidylinositol 4-kinase gamma 2 isoform X2, which translates to MSVVDVALSPVRREAVHSSGYCYNQAGDSILIYLSVSGSVIPMRVLKSDSIASVKLRIQTCKGFVVKKQRLVFKGRELARNDSLVKDYGLKGNQPIRSPEGTGGAYFMQDKLGVDYVSIFKPIDEEPMAVNNPHGVHGSSNREGLKKGTRVGGGAVREVAAYILDHPKSGPRSLSGEMSGFAGVPPTCMVQCLHKGFNHPNGYKCAPENVKVGSLQMYMKNAGSGEDVGPGGFPVEEVHKISVLDIRMANADRHAGNILIGKGENDQTVLIPIDHGYCLPENFQDCTFDWLYWPQSRQPYSKETIDYIKSLEAEQDVALLRFYGWDVPVECARTLCISTMLLKKAVDRGLTTPFAIGSIMCREIVNKESVIEQIVDEAQDLLLPGMSEAAFMETVSQVMDSWLDKLTN; encoded by the exons ATGTCTGTTGTAGATGTTGCTTTGAGTCCGGTTCGTCGAGAAGCGGTTCACTCTTCTGGTTATTGCTATAACCAAGCGGGTGACTCGATCTTGATTTACCTTTCGGTTTCCGGTTCGGTGATTCCGATGCGGGTTTTAAAATCCGATTCGATAGCCTCCGTCAAGCTTCGGATCCAGACATGTAAAGGCTTTGTAGTGAAGAAACAGAGGCTTGTTTTCAAAGGCAGAGAATTGGCTCGCAACGATTCGCTTGTTAAAGACTACGGCTTGAAAG GGAACCAGCCAATTCGATCACCGGAAGGGACAGGAGGGGCTTACTTTATGCAAGATAAGTTGGGGGTTGATTATGTTTCGATCTTTAAACCGATCGATGAGGAGCCGATGGCAGTTAACAATCCACATGGAGTCCATGGATCATCAAATCGTGAAGGGTTGAAAAAGGGTACAAGAGTTGGAGGAGGAGCAGTGAGAGAAGTGGCTGCTTATATATTGGATCATCCCAAGAGTGGACCTCGGTCTTTGTCTGGTGAGATGTCGGGGTTTGCTGGTGTACCTCCTACTTGCATGGTTCAGTGCTTGCACAAAGGGTTTAACCATCCAAATGGGTATAAATGTGCACCTGAGAATGTTAAGGTTGGGTCCTTACAGATGTATATGAAGAATGCCGGGAGTGGTGAGGATGTAGGTCCAGGAGGTTTCCCTGTGGAGGAAGTGCACAAGATCAGCGTGCTCGATATAAGAATGGCAAATGCCGATCGACACGCCGGTAATATCTTGATTGGTAAAGGGGAAAATGACCAAACTGTGCTTATTCCAATTGATCATGGCTACTGCTTGCCTGAGaat TTCCAGGATTGCACATTTGATTGGCTTTATTGGCCACAATCACGACAGCCTTACTCCAAAGAGACTATAGACTATATAAAATCACTGGAAGCTGAACAAGATGTTGCACTTCTGAGATTTTACGGGTGGGATGTTCCCGTCGAGTGCGCTCGCACGCTCTGTATCTCGACCATGCTTTTGAAAAAAGCAGTCGACCGGGGTCTTACCACTCCCTTTGCTATTGGAAGCATCATGTGCAGGGAAATTGTGAACAAGGAATCTGTGATTGAGCAAATTGTAGATGAAGCTCAAGATTTGTTGCTTCCAGGCATGAGTGAAGCTGCATTTATGGAGACTGTGTCTCAAGTCATGGATTCTTGGCTTGACAAGCTCACAAACTAA
- the LOC105788212 gene encoding uncharacterized protein LOC105788212 codes for MVKSQRPPSGRTNLASCIVATIFLIFLVIIVLIVYFTVFKPKDPKIYVNSIQLPSFSVGNNSVSFTFSQYVTVKNPNRAAFSHYDSTIQLLYSGSQVGFMFIPAGKIESGQTQYMAATFAVQSFPLAQPNQAAAATTIPIPGATTTVAATMTEPVGVTAGFGGGNNVNRVGPTMEIDSRMELAGRIRVLNVFAHHVDAKSECRVTVAVNDGSVLGFHC; via the coding sequence atggtGAAGTCTCAAAGGCCGCCATCTGGCCGTACAAATCTGGCATCATGTATTGTAGCAACCATTTTCTTGATCTTTCTTGTAATCATTGTTCTCATTGTTTATTTCACCGTTTTTAAACCCAAAGACCCTAAGATTTACGTTAATTCCATCCAGCTCCCTTCTTTTTCCGTCGGCAACAACTCCGTCAGCTTCACTTTCTCTCAATACGTCACCGTTAAAAACCCTAACAGAGCCGCTTTTTCCCACTACGACAGCACTATTCAGCTCCTTTACTCCGGATCTCAAGTCGGGTTCATGTTCATACCCGCCGGGAAGATCGAGTCGGGTCAGACTCAATACATGGCGGCCACTTTTGCAGTTCAGTCATTTCCCTTGGCGCAACCGAATCAAGCGGCGGCGGCCACCACGATACCTATACCTGGTGCTACTACTACGGTGGCGGCGACGATGACAGAGCCCGTTGGGGTGACAGCTGGGTTCGGCGGTGGTAATAATGTGAATCGAGTTGGACCAACGATGGAGATTGACTCTCGGATGGAATTAGCCGGTCGGATTCGGGTTCTAAATGTGTTCGCCCATCACGTGGATGCTAAGTCGGAGTGTAGAGTCACCGTGGCTGTGAATGATGGGTCTGTTTTAGGGTTTCATTgctaa